Proteins encoded in a region of the Carassius gibelio isolate Cgi1373 ecotype wild population from Czech Republic chromosome B5, carGib1.2-hapl.c, whole genome shotgun sequence genome:
- the rnf181 gene encoding E3 ubiquitin-protein ligase RNF181 → MASYFDEHDCEPTNPEEQYRQNALLELARSLMQGLDIDSGSFDLSDWDQRLPPPAAKAVVQSLPVVIISPEQADKALKCPVCLLEFEEQETVREMPCKHLFHTGCIMPWLSKTNSCPLCRLELPTDNPDYEEFKKDKERRRQREHRLEDLHGAMYT, encoded by the exons ATGGCCTCATATTTTGATGAGCATGACTGTGAGCCCACGAATCCAGAAGAACAGTACCGACAGAACGCCCTGCTGGAGCTCGCCAG GTCTCTGATGCAGGGTCTTGACATAGACTCCGGTTCATTTGATTTGTCGGATTGGGACCAGCGGCTCCCGCCTCCTGCAGCCAAAGCTGTGGTTCAGAGTCTTCCTGTGGTCATCATCTCCCCCGAACAAGCAG ATAAAGCACTGAAGTGTCCGGTGTGTTTGCTGGAGTTTGAAGAGCAAGAGACCGTGAGAGAGATGCCCTGTAAACATCTGTTCCACACGGGATGCATCATGCCTTGGCTCAGTAAG ACCAATTCATGCCCCTTGTGTCGACTTGAACTACCCACTGACAATCCAGACTATGAGGAGTTTAAAAAAGACAAG GAACGGAGAAGGCAAAGAGAACACCGACTAGAGGATCTACATGGAGCCATGTACACATGA